A single window of Tuberibacillus sp. Marseille-P3662 DNA harbors:
- the larB gene encoding nickel pincer cofactor biosynthesis protein LarB — MDNMIDNILNDVKEGTMTPDQAKKELKTYEDLGFAKLDIHRSKRQGFPEVVFGEGKTAEQITQIIQSLGEMGEPILVTRVSDDKAKSVLDHYPELEHHSTARTLVQHKSNASLDKDRQGSISILCAGTSDLPVAEEAAVTAEAMGVNVKRFYDVGVSGLHRLIDQIDTIRQGHATVVVAGMEGALPSVVGGLVSHPVFAVPTSVGYGAHFNGVSSLLSMLNACAPGISVLNIDNGFGGGYNAALVNRMLSETQREGRSI, encoded by the coding sequence ATGGATAACATGATTGATAACATTTTGAATGATGTTAAGGAAGGAACAATGACTCCAGATCAAGCTAAAAAGGAATTGAAAACTTATGAGGATCTCGGCTTTGCGAAATTAGATATTCATCGAAGCAAACGTCAGGGTTTTCCTGAGGTTGTGTTTGGTGAGGGAAAAACGGCTGAACAAATCACCCAAATTATTCAATCCCTTGGAGAGATGGGTGAGCCCATTTTGGTGACACGTGTTAGCGATGATAAAGCGAAATCTGTTTTAGACCATTACCCAGAGCTCGAACATCATTCGACAGCCCGGACACTTGTTCAGCACAAATCTAATGCTAGTTTGGACAAAGATCGACAAGGAAGCATTTCTATTCTTTGTGCCGGGACTTCTGATCTTCCTGTGGCCGAGGAGGCTGCGGTAACAGCCGAAGCGATGGGGGTCAATGTCAAACGGTTTTATGATGTCGGGGTATCAGGTCTTCACCGGTTAATTGATCAAATTGATACGATCCGTCAAGGACATGCGACCGTGGTTGTTGCGGGGATGGAAGGTGCCCTCCCGAGTGTCGTCGGCGGTCTGGTCTCACATCCCGTTTTTGCTGTTCCGACTAGTGTCGGATATGGCGCTCATTTTAATGGGGTATCGTCCTTGCTTTCGATGCTTAATGCATGTGCCCCTGGCATTAGTGTGTTGAATATCGATAATGGTTTTGGTGGCGGCTATAATGCTGCTTTAGTTAATCGTATGTTATCCGAAACACAGAGGGAGGGACGATCCATATGA